Sequence from the Xenorhabdus nematophila ATCC 19061 genome:
CCAGTCCCTGTTCGTGCATGACACTGTAAGCTTCCGTGGGGGTTAATTGCTCATGTGACATGATGCGGCTGATATTGATACTACTTTTCTCAAAAATCAGACGGTTATAACTAACCATTCCTTGATGGATAAATGCCAGTATCTGTTCTGGTGGATAGGGCTTTGGCGTTTTGGCGAAAAAATGGTCTACAGCCTCAACCAGTGGCGTAAATTCCGCTTTCAATCTATCAGCAATATGTTGCACGACAGCGAGATATAGCCCCTCTTTGGAACCAAAATAGTAAGCAATGGCGGCGATATTTTGATTTGCTTGCTGAGCAATATTGCGGGTAGTGGCACCTTCCAGGCCGGATCTGCCAAAAATTTCTATTGCTGCTTCAAGAAGTTGCTGTTTGGCTTGTTCGCCTCGTGAAGTTTGAGCCGTCTTTACTACCATGTTGAAAGGTTTCCTGTTACAAAAAATCGTCGAGAGAGTCATAAATATATCAATCGTATGATTAACTTTAAAACTAAAGTAAATAGATGTAAAGCTGACACAAATTGTCTTTTTAATAGACGCTTATAAAAAATAATTTTTCTGTTTTTGACAAATTATCGTTAATGCCCGTCTGCACCCAAAATTTTCTCGCCAATTATTGGTTTCTTTGGGTCTGATTAGAAATACATATCTGTTATAATAACGTGTTTATGGTACGTACATTGCAGTTTGTATAATTTCTTTGCGTTCTATCGCGTCTGTTTTCTTCCCATAAAACTGCCCCTGAATTGATGTCAGGAATGGTGAAGTCTGGAGCATTTCTTATTTATGAATTTTGAGTCACTCGGCTTGAAGGCTGATATTTTGCGTGCCGTTGAAGAACAAGGTTACGCGGAACCTACCCCTATTCAGCAACAGGCCATTCCTGTTGTCCTATCCGGTAAAGATCTTCTGGCTAGTGCCCAGACAGGGACGGGGAAAACAGCGGGGTTTACTTTGCCTATTTTGCAACGGTTAAGTGAATCCCCAACTCAGGTAAAAGGTCGCCGTCCGGTCAGGGCACTGATTTTAACACCTACCCGGGAGCTAGCCGCGCAGGTGGGTGAAAATGTACATAATTACAGCAAATATCTCAAATTACGTTCATTTGTTGTGTTTGGTGGCGTTAGCATTAATCCGCAAATGATGAAATTGCGTGGTGGTGTTGATATTTTGGTGGCGACACCTGGGCGTTTGTTGGATCTGGAACATCAAAATGCGGTGGATCTTTCGCACGTTGAAATTTTGATTTTGGATGAAGCTGACCGTATGCTGGATATGGGCTTTATTCATGATATTCGTCGAATATTGAATAAGTTACCAGCAAAACGTCAGAACCTGCTGTTTTCTGCCACTTTCTCTGATGAAATCAAAAATCTCGCCAATAAATTGCTGAATGATCCGGTGAGTGTAGAAGTCGCACGCCGTAACTCAGCTTCTGAGCAGATTGCTCAGTCAATCCACTTTGTAGACAAAAAACGTAAGGGAGAATTACTGTCTTACATGATAGGCAGTCAGAACTGGCAGCAGGTATTGGTATTCACCCGTACTAAACATGGTGCAAATAAACTGGCGGAACTACTCAATAAAGATGGTGTGACGGCGGCGGCAATCCACGGCAATAAAAGCCAGGGTGCAAGAACGCGCGCACTGGCTGATTTTAAATCCGGGCAAATTCGTGCGTTGGTAGCAACGGATATTGCTGCCCGTGGATTGGATATTGATCAACTGCCGCATGTGGTTAACTATGAGCTGCCAAACGTTGCAGAAGATTATGTTCATCGTATCGGTCGTACTGGGCGTGCGGATGCAACGGGGCAAGCCATATCGCTGGTATGTGTTGATGAACACAAGCTCCTGAAAGATATTGAACGGCTGTTGAAGCGGGAAATTCCACGTATTGCGATTCAGGGTTATGAACCTGATCCTTCCATTAAGGCGGAGCCTATTCAGAATGGACGCAATGACCGCGGTGATGGATCTCGCGGTAGCAATTCTCGTGAGAACAATGCTCGTGGTAATAATTCTCGTAGCAACAGCTCACGCAGAAACAGCCCTGGTGCCAATAGTTCTCATGGAAACAGTCCTTGGGGAAGCG
This genomic interval carries:
- the cecR gene encoding transcriptional regulator CecR, whose product is MVVKTAQTSRGEQAKQQLLEAAIEIFGRSGLEGATTRNIAQQANQNIAAIAYYFGSKEGLYLAVVQHIADRLKAEFTPLVEAVDHFFAKTPKPYPPEQILAFIHQGMVSYNRLIFEKSSINISRIMSHEQLTPTEAYSVMHEQGLAPIYSRLNKLIAHYIGADEGQISTQIHTHALLGEILSFRLAREALLRQTGWDNIGAKEYELINQVLSQHINLLLDGLRNK
- the rhlE gene encoding ATP-dependent RNA helicase RhlE is translated as MNFESLGLKADILRAVEEQGYAEPTPIQQQAIPVVLSGKDLLASAQTGTGKTAGFTLPILQRLSESPTQVKGRRPVRALILTPTRELAAQVGENVHNYSKYLKLRSFVVFGGVSINPQMMKLRGGVDILVATPGRLLDLEHQNAVDLSHVEILILDEADRMLDMGFIHDIRRILNKLPAKRQNLLFSATFSDEIKNLANKLLNDPVSVEVARRNSASEQIAQSIHFVDKKRKGELLSYMIGSQNWQQVLVFTRTKHGANKLAELLNKDGVTAAAIHGNKSQGARTRALADFKSGQIRALVATDIAARGLDIDQLPHVVNYELPNVAEDYVHRIGRTGRADATGQAISLVCVDEHKLLKDIERLLKREIPRIAIQGYEPDPSIKAEPIQNGRNDRGDGSRGSNSRENNARGNNSRSNSSRRNSPGANSSHGNSPWGSGSRDKNSGGEHSQGRRNSGKPGHSKPEQANQKDDRSRNQDTRSRQRRQKITTKTPNAVASGE